A region from the Peromyscus maniculatus bairdii isolate BWxNUB_F1_BW_parent chromosome 5, HU_Pman_BW_mat_3.1, whole genome shotgun sequence genome encodes:
- the LOC143273180 gene encoding putative vomeronasal receptor-like protein 4 — protein sequence MVLDPVKGTVFFCLTGLGTMGNILVFVSYMHMFQNTEKKPIHLILAHLALTNIIMLLSKGMPKTIEAFNFGNFLDDTSCKVVVYLARASRGLCICTSSLLTVVQAITISPRHSRWQRLTLKTPQHIVSSLLFFWILNFLISMNLPYYIKSINSVNVTQVRKSGNYCYFLPESWITRWIFLILMVLRDAVFQGAMGGASGYMVSLLHKHHQHVLYLQKAKLLYRTPPELRAAQSVLLLMFCFLSFYWADCFISLIFTFFLENYSKILYVPEFLTLGYAVISPFILIQRDGHLTTKYCHTQ from the coding sequence ATGGTTTTGGACCCTGTGAAGGGCACAGTCTTCTTCTGTCTCACTGGGCTTGGTACCATGGGGAACATCTTAGTTTTTGTCAGTTACATGCACATGTTCCAAAACACAGAGAAGAAGCCTATACACCTCATTCTTGCCCACTTGGCACTCACAAACATCATAATGCTTCTTTCGAAAGGGATGCCGAAGACTATAGAAGCCTTTAATTTTGGAAACTTCTTAGATGACACCAGTTGTAAAGTTGTTGTTTACCTGGCAAGAGCATCCCGGGGCCTCTGCATCTGCACCAGCAGTCTCCTCACTGTGGTCCAGGCCATCACCATCAGCCCCAGACACTCCAGGTGGCAGAGGCTCACCCTAAAGACTCCACAGCACATTGTTTCCTCGCTGCTCTTCTTTTGGATACTCAATTTCTTGATCAGCATGAATTTACCATATTACATCAAAAGTATCAACAGTGTGAACGTAACACAGGTTAGAAAAAGTGGCAACTATTGCTATTTTCTGCCAGAAAGCTGGATAACAAGATGGATTTTTCTCATCCTCATGGTCCTGAGAGATGCAGTGTTTCAGGGAGCCATGGGAGGGGCCAGTGGCTACATGGTATCTCTTCTCCACAAGCACCACCAGCATGTCCTCTACCTTCAGAAGGCCAAGCTTCTCTACAGAACTCCCCCTGAGCTGAGAGCTGCCCAGAGTGTCCTCCTTCTgatgttctgttttctttccttctattgggcagattgttttatttctttaatttttactttcttcttaGAAAATTATTCCAAAATACTGTATGTTCCAGAGTTTCTAACTCTTGGATATGCAGTTATCAGCCCCTTCATACTTATTCAGAGAGATGGACATCTGACAACTAAATATTGTCATACTCAGTAA